CGTAGAGGCAAGGCCTACCGTGGATCAACGGTTGCATTCGGATCATACGGTCTCAAGGCGCTGGAAGCAGCGTGGATCACGAACCGCCAGATCGAGTCGGCACGTATCGCTATCAATCGATACCTCCGCCGTGATGGTAAGGTGTGGATCCGGATCTTCCCAGACAAGCCGGTAACGAAAAAGCCGGCCGAGACCCGAATGGGTTCCGGTAAAGGTAATCCAGAGTTCTGGGTAGCCGTTGTGAAGCCGGGTCGTATCCTCTTCGAGATCGATGGGGTTACGAAGGAGCGTGCGCAAGAGGCGGTTCGTCTTGCCATCCATAAGCTCCCGATCAAGTGCAAGTTCGTCCAACGAGTGGACCTGGAGGGTTAAGACATGAAATCACGTAAAGCAGTAGACCTCCGTTCCCTTTCGACACAGGAACTCCAAGGGTTCCTTAAGGAGAGCGAAGACAATGTCACGCGCCTGCGTTTCCAGCTCACATTGGGTCAATTGCAAGACTCTTCGAGCATCAAAACGCTTCGCAAAGACATTGCGCGGATGAAGACACTTCTTCACGAGCGCACCAGCAACGCCAACTGAATCGGATCGTAACCATGGCAGACGAAACAACAACGAATACCACCGCTCCGCGTCGCAAAGTGCGTACCGGAAAAGTGGTCAGCAACAAGGCGGAGAAGACTATCGTGGTGAGCATTGAGCGCCAGGTAGCCCATCCCCTCTATAAAAAGTATTTCAAGCTGACAACGAAGGTGATGGCGC
This region of Ignavibacteria bacterium genomic DNA includes:
- the rplP gene encoding 50S ribosomal protein L16; translated protein: MLIPKRVKHRKTQRGRRRGKAYRGSTVAFGSYGLKALEAAWITNRQIESARIAINRYLRRDGKVWIRIFPDKPVTKKPAETRMGSGKGNPEFWVAVVKPGRILFEIDGVTKERAQEAVRLAIHKLPIKCKFVQRVDLEG
- the rpmC gene encoding 50S ribosomal protein L29; this encodes MKSRKAVDLRSLSTQELQGFLKESEDNVTRLRFQLTLGQLQDSSSIKTLRKDIARMKTLLHERTSNAN
- the rpsQ gene encoding 30S ribosomal protein S17, encoding MADETTTNTTAPRRKVRTGKVVSNKAEKTIVVSIERQVAHPLYKKYFKLTTKVMAHDENNECNIGDVVKVIESRPLSARKRWALVEIIERAQ